A DNA window from Helicobacter jaachi contains the following coding sequences:
- a CDS encoding VirB8/TrbF family protein: MEEKYFEMPNQKPKETQDNAQHTTISEKLKSGIKRMNEAKHIKIDTIFQTIQDANVLLRTEQKTHEFVVNLNKGLIALAIVQLILIICLFPLKEKEPYLVGFSNATQNFVHIEKANEKITANQALVRSLISAYVLNRETINRFDDTERYEVVRLQSSQKVWQTFENIVAQEDSIYGNSNLERGVRIVNVAIIKDGYAQVEAQIGLFAVGVLQSQKRYRISLIYHFNELDIDFKSIPKNPTGFEVKEYSVTEIATIKELDEANKVNPDLVKSKIKKKEINKNDSNEFLRDDYQYKHKDTIEGDVPKDESDKETKIEFDFEKEAQKSPSQKRKELNDEIKKMRKEQEEKEKILAAQRKQQEALELEEQKERESKMKQQSQQQGERNEPNPFE; encoded by the coding sequence ATGGAAGAAAAGTATTTTGAAATGCCAAATCAAAAGCCCAAAGAGACTCAAGATAATGCGCAGCATACTACAATAAGTGAGAAACTCAAAAGCGGCATTAAACGCATGAATGAAGCAAAGCATATCAAGATAGATACTATTTTTCAAACCATACAAGACGCTAATGTGTTGTTACGCACAGAACAAAAAACACACGAGTTTGTTGTAAATCTCAATAAAGGACTTATTGCGCTTGCCATTGTGCAGCTTATCCTTATTATCTGCCTTTTTCCCCTAAAAGAAAAAGAGCCTTATCTTGTGGGGTTTTCTAATGCTACACAGAATTTTGTGCATATTGAAAAAGCTAATGAAAAAATCACTGCCAATCAAGCTCTAGTGCGTAGCCTAATTAGTGCCTATGTGCTAAATAGAGAAACTATTAATCGCTTTGATGATACAGAAAGATATGAGGTTGTGAGATTACAAAGCTCACAAAAGGTATGGCAGACTTTTGAAAATATCGTAGCCCAAGAAGATTCTATTTATGGTAATTCTAATCTAGAGCGTGGTGTGCGCATTGTCAATGTGGCTATCATTAAAGATGGTTATGCTCAAGTAGAGGCACAAATTGGGTTATTTGCAGTAGGAGTGCTACAAAGTCAAAAAAGATACAGAATCTCCCTCATATATCACTTTAATGAGCTTGATATTGATTTTAAATCAATTCCTAAAAATCCAACAGGTTTTGAGGTGAAAGAATATTCTGTTACTGAAATTGCCACCATCAAAGAGCTTGATGAAGCAAATAAGGTCAATCCTGATTTGGTGAAGTCAAAAATTAAGAAAAAAGAAATCAACAAGAATGATAGCAACGAGTTTTTAAGAGATGACTACCAATACAAACATAAAGATACCATAGAAGGCGATGTGCCAAAAGATGAGAGCGATAAAGAGACAAAAATAGAATTTGACTTTGAGAAAGAAGCTCAAAAATCTCCTTCACAAAAAAGAAAAGAACTCAATGATGAGATTAAAAAAATGCGCAAAGAGCAGGAGGAGAAAGAAAAAATCCTAGCTGCCCAAAGAAAACAACAAGAAGCTCTAGAGCTTGAGGAGCAAAAAGAGCGTGAATCTAAGATGAAGCAACAATCCCAACAACAAGGAGAACGCAATGAACCAAATCCATTTGAATAA
- a CDS encoding type IV secretion system protein, which yields MNKSRILLILIALSFICLPQEIWADSGYKTGGAGFYSIVMSRFQQILNTFINDVATQLFQLMKVRQITNFIGVFGISLWVVKKVQEGDFITWKNLTSMICFLTFLYIMNRIIQNPMDFKQAFDSFIDYPSSIIMDLLAKGTAGISSVAGTTMQSGTDSIDKVVEGTYIAAKDIMSSAISSTKIGWTGSNLGIFFVVAAVSIVLFVVCMIFICIVILVIIVTYIQIVFLQSLFPIMLICLYLPQTRGMAFKWLSMIFALTMYKPLLMLVALFNISIMNALKNEILALTSNNSDAWSNILGDVAQNADIMSKVVTGILGVLISTYLVKQVPNIIQQIMGAGGGIGEGIAGMGQKAMMGVMGAAAGMMGGGAAGLAKTASQAGGGGVGGALNAAAAVATGGATHAAGKGLAGLAKAAGNEKAAAGGVARSINAGINKATSAASGAMHNNPALSKIASIGSGAIQGIGGLAKDVGTNALQGASKGAKTGLKGSNEITNQSFKNNDSSPK from the coding sequence ATGAATAAGAGCAGAATCCTCCTCATACTTATCGCCCTAAGTTTTATATGCCTACCACAAGAAATCTGGGCTGATAGTGGCTACAAAACAGGCGGAGCAGGCTTTTATAGTATTGTAATGAGCAGATTTCAGCAAATTCTTAATACTTTTATCAATGATGTTGCCACGCAGCTGTTTCAATTAATGAAAGTAAGGCAAATTACAAATTTCATAGGTGTTTTTGGCATTTCACTATGGGTAGTCAAAAAAGTGCAAGAGGGAGATTTTATCACTTGGAAAAATCTCACATCAATGATATGTTTTCTTACATTCTTATATATTATGAATAGAATTATTCAAAATCCTATGGATTTTAAGCAAGCATTTGATTCTTTTATTGACTACCCTAGCAGCATTATTATGGATTTACTTGCAAAAGGCACAGCAGGTATCTCAAGTGTAGCTGGAACAACAATGCAAAGCGGCACAGATTCTATAGATAAGGTAGTAGAGGGAACTTATATAGCCGCAAAGGATATTATGAGTTCGGCTATAAGCTCTACCAAAATAGGCTGGACAGGAAGCAACTTGGGCATATTCTTTGTTGTCGCTGCCGTCTCTATAGTCTTATTTGTCGTATGTATGATTTTTATCTGCATAGTTATCTTAGTTATCATTGTAACATACATTCAAATTGTCTTTTTGCAATCCTTATTTCCCATAATGCTTATTTGTCTCTATTTACCGCAAACGCGGGGAATGGCATTTAAGTGGCTCTCGATGATTTTTGCCCTCACAATGTATAAACCACTGCTTATGCTCGTGGCACTCTTTAACATCTCTATTATGAATGCTTTGAAAAATGAAATTCTTGCACTAACCTCCAACAATAGCGATGCGTGGAGCAATATCTTAGGAGATGTCGCACAAAACGCAGACATTATGTCAAAAGTGGTAACAGGTATCTTGGGAGTATTGATTTCAACCTATCTTGTCAAGCAGGTTCCGAACATCATACAACAAATTATGGGTGCAGGCGGCGGCATTGGTGAGGGCATAGCAGGAATGGGACAAAAAGCTATGATGGGCGTAATGGGAGCTGCTGCAGGAATGATGGGAGGTGGTGCAGCAGGATTGGCAAAAACAGCTTCACAAGCAGGGGGTGGAGGTGTAGGAGGTGCGCTTAATGCAGCTGCTGCTGTGGCTACAGGAGGAGCAACTCACGCTGCAGGCAAAGGGCTTGCAGGACTAGCCAAAGCCGCAGGAAACGAAAAAGCGGCTGCAGGAGGTGTAGCAAGAAGTATTAATGCAGGCATTAATAAAGCCACAAGTGCCGCAAGTGGTGCAATGCACAACAATCCTGCATTATCCAAAATTGCCTCGATAGGTTCAGGAGCAATTCAAGGCATAGGAGGTCTAGCAAAAGATGTTGGCACAAATGCTCTGCAGGGAGCTTCAAAGGGAGCAAAAACAGGGCTAAAAGGAAGCAATGAGATTACCAATCAAAGCTTCAAAAATAACGATAGTAGCCCCAAGTAA